The genomic stretch cttccaagacaatTTAACTGGTGTTGCACTACGgtggtatatgggcttggacagtgctAGTGTTcgtacttttaatgacttgggtgatgctttcgtcaagcaatataagtataattTTAATATGGCCCCCAATCGGGATCAATTGCAGTCaatgtctcagaaagataaggagacattcaagaAGTACGCCCAAATATGGAGAGAGTTTGCTGCTCAAATTAGCCCACCCTTGGAGGAtaaggaaatgaccaagatctttttgaagactctgagttcattttattatgaacacaTGATTTCCAGTGATGCTAATGATTTCACCAAAATGGTGAACATGAGGATGCGGTTAGAGGAAGGTGTCAGAGAAGGTCGGTTGTCTAAAGATGAAGCATCTTCGAGCAAGAAATATGTTGGTAGTTTCTCCAAAaggaaggaaggggaaaccaatgcagtgtctGTAGGGAGGCATAAGAGACCTCTTGTGAGGAAGAATTCCCAGTCTCGTCAGCATTATCATCAAGTATCATCAAGTATTCTTGTTTTTACTAACAACTCAACAAATCAATCAATTCCCGttcagcaacaacatcaacaacaaccgcaacaacgtaccaacaataaaaacaacaatcatcatcagaatttttttttgagaggaagaaggtcacttttgaccctattccaatgacttatgcagaattatatccttttttggttgtcaagaatctgattcaaccaagaaatcctccacataCTCCTGAACCtttgccatggtggttcaagcctgatctgCATTGCGCTTTTCATTAGGGAGCTCCCgaccatgatattgaaaactaCTATCCTTTTAAGCATGAGGTCCAAAAACCGATCAAGAGAGGTATGATGTCCTTTAAGGACCAATCACCTAATGTCAAAGTAAATTTGTTGCCTGCTCATGACAATGCTTATgtgaatatggtagatggttgtcccGGGAATTTTAGGGTTTTCGATGTTcgtcatattcgacaatctttggtAGATATCCATAGAACTTTGTGCTTAAtcagtgactgtgaacatgaccatgatgaTTGTGTTGTCTGTAGTATCAATCCTTGAGGATGTTTAATAGTTAAGAGGGATATTCAGAAACTGATATATGAAGGTATAATTCAGAGCCAGCAGTCCAGACATAAGGGCAATGATGTGAATGTTATCGTACCAATATTCAAGACCCCCGAGCGGGTAATTATTCAATTTGATAGCTGCAAGATTGTTAATTGATCGGCATCACCGTAGGTTATGAGGTTAGTGAGCCCCGTCCCATATTCATTCGATAGAGATGTGCCTTATAAATACAATGCCACCATGATTAAGAAGGGGCAATAGGTTCCTATTACCACCACGAGTTCAGTGGTAAGCATTGTAGATGTCGTCAAGGTGACCCGTATCGGTCGTGTATTTGGCCCTGTATCTCCAAAAGTTATGGAAGATGTTATGGTGGGCAAGAAGGCAGATGTTCCTACAGTTGATCCGATTAATGTTCCAacttgtcagtctggtgaatccagcgagttgaagattaatgatgatgatgaagttcTGCGTTTATCAAGAAGAATGAGTTCAACTTtgtagagcagctgctccaaacaCCATCAAAGATTTCCGTGTTATCGTTATTGATGAACTCCGAAGCATGTATAAAGCCTTTGCAGAAAGTGTTGGAGTAAGCATATGTATAgcatgatgttacagtggatcgGTTTGATCATATTGTTGCTAACATCATTTCTTGCAATAATCagagcttttgtgatgaagaacttcttgaggaaggtagaaatcacaacttggcactCCATATTTCTATGAACTACAAAGAGGACGCTCTATCCAATGTATTGGTGGATATTggttcatcattgaatgtattgcccAAGTAAACTTTGGCAAGACTGTCTTATCAAGGCGCACCAATGAGGTACAATGACGTGGTGGTAAAAGCGTTCGATGGTTCCcgaaaaactgtcattggagaggtggaccttccaattaagatTGGTCCGAGTGAatttcaaattactttccaagtaatggacaTTCATCCGGCCTACAGCTGTTTACTAGGAAGGCTATGGATTGACGAAGCTGGTGCTGTGACATCTACTTTGCATTAGAAGAtgaaatttgttaagaacgaCAAGCTCGTCATTGTTGGTTGAGAGAAAGCGCTTCtagtgagccatctgtcatcctTTACCTATGtagaagatgaagaagaagtaggaacaccgttccaagctttatctgtTGCTG from Lathyrus oleraceus cultivar Zhongwan6 chromosome 7, CAAS_Psat_ZW6_1.0, whole genome shotgun sequence encodes the following:
- the LOC127100949 gene encoding uncharacterized protein LOC127100949 isoform X1; the protein is MEHLEQENKELKDEISRLTALMEYVIVAQNQPSPPPTTSSPQRTVISKITSTLVPVVASSQSMPTMPAGFSWGMPPNFVPEGDAPTFAYMRASSLIMSTPPPVVHILPRVEETIYHSDSSEGPDVYEKMDEMKDQFLELRKELKTLTGKDLFGKSVVELCLVLNVKIPVKFKVPEFEKYKGNTCPMSHLVIYARKMSTQTDNDQLLIHYFQDNLTGVALRWYMGLDSASVRTFNDLGDAFVKQYKYNFNMAPNRDQLQSMSQKDKETFKKYAQIWREFAAQISPPLEDKEMTKIFLKTLSSFYYEHMISSDANDFTKMVNMRMRLEEGVREGRLSKDEASSSKKYVGSFSKRKEGETNAVSVGRHKRPLVRKNSQSRQHYHQVSSSILVFTNNSTNQSIPVQQQHQQQPQQRTNNKNNNHHQNFFLRGRRSLLTLFQ